A genomic window from Triticum urartu cultivar G1812 chromosome 7, Tu2.1, whole genome shotgun sequence includes:
- the LOC125522300 gene encoding uncharacterized protein LOC125522300 encodes MPAALPPTLPEELVEEILLRIPPDEPAGLLRASLVCKSWSQAVSHRGFRRRLQDFHRAPPVLGFLHDWDDEDIPDFISATVSPFSLAVPDSWLWQAVDCRHGRALFLSDDPYPEELLVWEPITGSQQLVPVPVMSDIGRTTAAVFCAADGCDHCNCHGGPFCVVFVFSVDSEDPDDGEYDTAACVYSSETGAWGELTVMHGGFYMHFTYYSSVLVGESLLYFMTDGGLILEYDMAMHGLTWFKAPYSCYSKGIPSYILMPAEDGGLGLVEELDPHLKLWSREMTDARWIPSRIINLGSLSLNGAQMGATCPVHVLGFAEGANVIVVTTAAGLFRVQVQSEEITRVCDDHGYGNLIPVVGFYTPMPQVAAAEA; translated from the exons ATGCCAGCAGCACTGCCGCCGACGCTCCCTGAGGAGCTTGTCGAAGAGATCCTCCTCCGCATCCCGCCCGACGAGCCTGCCGGCCTCCTTCGCGCCTCCCTCGTCTGCAAGTCCTGGAGCCAGGCCGTCTCCCATCGCGGATTCCGGCGCCGCCTCCAGGATTTCCACCGGGCACCCCCCGTGCTCGGGTTTCTCCATGATTGGGACGACGAGGACATCCCCGACTTTATCTCCGCCACTGTGTCGCCCTTCTCCCTTGCTGTCCCAGACAGCTGGCTCTGGCAGGCCGTTGACTGCCGCCACGGCCGCGCACTCTTCCTCTCTGATGACCCTTATCCTGAGGAACTCCTGGTGTGGGAGCCAATCACGGGTTCCCAGCAGCTTGTGCCAGTGCCCGTGATGTCTGATATCGGCCGCACAACCGCCGCAGTGTTCTGCGCAGCAGATGGGTGCGACCACTGCAACTGCCATGGGGGCCCTTTCTGCGTTGTCTTTGTCTTCTCCGTCGACAGTGAAGATCCTGACGACGGGGAATATGACACGGCAGCATGTGTATACTCGTCAGAGACCGGTGCTTGGGGCGAGCTGACCGTGATGCATGGGGGGTTCTACATGCACTTCACATATTATTCCAGTGTGCTTGTTGGGGAGTCTTTGCTCTACTTCATGACTGATGGTGGGTTGATCCTGGAGTATGACATGGCAATGCATGGGCTGACTTGGTTCAAGGCACCATACTCTTGCTACTCTAAGGGTATACCCAGTTACATTCTCATGCCGGCAGAGGACGGTGGACTGGGACTCGTTGAAGAATTGGATCCGCATCTGAAATTGTGGTCAAGGGAGATGACTGATGCCCGATGGATACCCAGCCGGATTATCAACTTGGGAAGTTTGTCTCTAAATGGTGCTCAAATGGGTGCAACATGTCCGGTCCACGTGTTGGGCTTTGCGGAGGGAGCAAACGTCATTGTCGTGACCACTGCTGCCGGCCTCTTCAGAGTTCAAGTCCAATCAGAGGAGATAACCAGGGTGTGCGATGATCATGGATATGGTAACCTGATTCCTGTTGTCGGCTTCTACACTCCTATGCCCCAAG TGGCAGCAGCTGAAGCTTAA